The Montipora foliosa isolate CH-2021 chromosome 1, ASM3666993v2, whole genome shotgun sequence genome has a window encoding:
- the LOC138001001 gene encoding histamine H2 receptor-like, with protein MSGSDNSNATNKTEVSSLLASSECIPWIVVLISECVAIVVLNLITMAVFMTQRQMQRRGAYTFIRNLTMTDVLAGVISGPLQIERIGQHCDAWEYTYDDSSWASLIKFAFLHIFSFASLANLAVISLERVHATYRPSRHLFMSRRVYYVTIAIIWLIAIIREALQITLGKMPFQDRGNIPLVMNSALYIAYYLLVLLVVCICYTSIFIKVRFGPRMNRLDNGVIMRERQLSAILFAVTVASLITLLPVITYICLGLFHPDFTSPKSPVNFHLQMFALTCFISNSLVNPIIYAMRMQGFRTGVRNLLYGGAPADANMAAIPL; from the coding sequence ATGTCTGGCAGTGACAACAGCAATGCGACCAACAAAACCGAAGTGTCTTCACTCCTCGCCTCATCAGAATGCATTCCGTGGATCGTTGTGCTAATATCTGAATGTGTAGCCATAGTGGTCCTCAATCTTATCACCATGGCTGTATTCATGACACAGCGCCAGATGCAGCGCCGAGGCGCTTACACTTTTATCCGAAATCTTACGATGACTGATGTCTTGGCGGGGGTTATTTCAGGTCCCCTTCAGATTGAACGAATCGGTCAACATTGTGATGCCTGGGAGTACACCTATGATGACAGTTCTTGGGCTAGTCTGATCAAATTTGCATTTCTCCATATCTTCTCCTTTGCTTCGCTTGCAAATCTTGCTGTCATCTCGTTGGAGCGCGTGCATGCCACATACCGTCCTTCCAGGCATCTATTCATGAGCAGACGAGTCTACTACGTCACTATAGCTATCATTTGGCTGATAGCTATTATCAGAGAAGCTCTTCAAATCACGTTAGGAAAAATGCCATTTCAAGATCGCGGGAACATCCCTTTAGTAATGAATTCCGCTCTGTATATTGCATACTACTTACTAGTTCTCCTTGTTGTATGCATTTGCTACACTTCAATTTTTATCAAGGTTCGTTTTGGCCCGCGAATGAACCGCCTCGACAACGGAGTTATCATGAGAGAGCGCCAgctatccgccattttgtttgctgttACAGTTGCTTCCCTGATCACTCTCTTGCCTGTTATAACATATATATGTCTGGGTTTGTTCCATCCTGATTTCACTTCGCCGAAAAGTCCTGTAAATTTTCACCTGCAAATGTTCGCGCTAACATGTTTCATATCAAACTCGTTGGTAAATCCTATCATCTACGCCATGCGCATGCAAGGCTTCCGCACCGGCGTGAGAAATTTACTTTACGGTGGCGCTCCTGCTGATGCAAACATGGCCGCTATTCCACTTTAA